The DNA segment CTCGTCAAGTTGTTTCGCAAGTTGTTTCAAATCTATCATAACAAAGCTAAAACAGTAATTACAATTGTGGTAGCGACAGCACCCACACCCAATCCACGCCAAAAGCCTTTGTTTTGTGCTTTGCGTTCGGCCTTTTCCCGTTCGCGGCTTTCTTGCGCAACCTGTTCGGCTGTTTTGTAAGTGATATTCACCGCACCCGTATCGTTCACGGCAATAGCCGCAACCATGCCCGTAGGAATATTCTCGTAGCTGTCGGCTAAGACTGTGCCACGCGGTGTAATGGTTTCGATGTCGGCACGGCCAGCGCGTAAGTCAATGCGTGTAGTTCTCACAATTTTCTTTTTTTCTGCACGCTTTCGCAAAGCAGTATCAGGCAAGGCTTGTACGAGCACTTTGTTTGGCTTTTCGATTTTGGCCGTATCAAATGGTACGGCCTTGATTTTGTCCACCAAAGCCGTATCGGTGCGCACAGGTTGCGGGCGTGTGCTTATGATTGCCTTTGTAGGATATTTATCTCTTTCCCAAACAAATACGCAAAAAAGCAACACACCACAAATTATAAATACAATATCTTGTTTGTTTAGCTTCATTACTTATTGATGGTTTTTTTCTTAAATTCAGCAAGAAACTTTTTGAAAAGCGGAGCAATTTTTTTCATTTCTGCCTCATTCAAATACACACTTGATGGATATGCGATCTTGCTTTTTACCAACAAAAAATTTTCAATTTCTTGTTTTTTCAACTCCCAAAAAACAAATACTTCAAAAGCACGCGCCCAAATTTCTGCTCGGCGCAAATAGTAGTCGCTTGTACTATTGTTCTTTTTCAAAAACACAAGCAATCGCTCATAATACTTAGAATGAACCTCATTAGGCTTTGACCAGATTATTTTTTCGAGAATGTCGTCGGCCAATGTTCGCATTTTACCGCTTACTTCAAGCCTATCTTTTCTCGTGCTAATTCCACCTGTGATGCTATACTCCTTTATGTTTTTTTCTAAAAACTTCCCCGCAAAAAAATCTAAAAAGTGCCCGTATTCGTGCGCTAACGAACCAATACCACCCGACTGAATCATTTTATCAAACTTTGAGCCGTCGGCATCTCTGTGATACCTTGCAAGATTGATTAGCTCATTGGTAGGCTCGTAGTGCGCGTTAGCCTTTGGAATACCCCGCGCACCAAACGTAACAGTCAGGTTATTGCCAATACCAATGTTGTTGTTGAATTTCAGCACTTTGTTCAAGTCCTCTAAGGCAATATGCAACGCGGCCAAATAGTTTTGACGGTCTTCGAGCGTTACCCAATTACCCCAACCAAACTGTTTAATGCCAAATGATTTTTGTAATGAATCGGGCGAAACGATTTCAAGTTTTCCAAGCTCTTTTTCATTTAGGCGCGGTTCACGCAGCTTGTGCCAATAATGAGCATAATCAGTGGCACGCCAGTGGGTGTCCGCGCGGCTGCCCGCCACGATGTCAGCACTTATCCGAGCAGCCGAAAAGCCGTCCATTGTATTTTTTTTCTTTAACAGTTCTTTTGCTTCCTTATAGCGATTTTTTGCAAAAAAATCAGGGTGGGCAATTTTGCCCTCACGTGTTTTTAACCGCGCGGAAGTTGGTCTAAATTTCAGTGTTTTCATCTTTCTTTTCCTCCAGATTACGTTTTCCGAACAAACCCGCGACGCCCGAAAATGCCAAAGCTGCCATGTACTGCTCAAATGTAATTTTGTTTTTTAGGAATATGTAGGTTGAAAATAAGGCAAATAGCACCCCAAATAACGTACTTCCTTTTTGCGAAAAAACATTTGATAACGCAATCCTGTACGGCTGTTTAAGATACCATTCAGCCAGCTTTCCATTGAGAATTAGCGGAACGAAAAACGAAATCAAACACGTTACAAGTGCAGTCAATGACGAGTCTATCAGATTGACATTAAGTAAGATGCTTCGTATAGATACGATTATGCCAAAAAGAGACGAAAGTCCAGATTCAAAATTATAGTTCTGATGATTCATAATAAAAAGTTTAGCCAGCACCAGTGTTAGTAGTGCTGGCACTGGTTACATTAAATTGTCAGGCTGCGCAACAGATGCTGTTGGAAGGCCCGTTGTCCAATCAAGCCAAGTGTTATACTGAGCTTCCGTAAGTGTGATTAGTTCGGATCTATCTTGCTCATCAAACATTGTTTTGTCTTCATTCCACAATACCGTCATATCAACATAATATATTTTTGGCGTGGTGTTATATTTTTCACACACTGGCGCATATCCGAACTGGTATGGACAACCTACACGATTAGCAAAAATCAATTCTTTTGCACAGGCATCGGCATAAGCAGCCGATTCACTCGTATAATTTACCGAATCAAATACGAATAATTTTTTATCTGAATTTGTAGTCATTTTATAAAAATTTAGTTATTAATTCATTTTCTATCGAAATCTTGCGGTCGTTCATTCCGCCATTCATTAGCACAACGTAAGCAATGTACCCATTGAATGTTAAATTTAGGTTAGCCAGCATGTTACCTATACAGTTTATAAATGCTTTTGGCATAATGTCTGCATTAATTCTAATCACCTCAATGCCATTAATTCTTATCGCTGTGTTAGTAATTGTAATGACGCACTTGTTAGTGCCTATTACTTCATTTGCCGCAGAGGTTAAGCTCACACCATTCTTATCGACCATACCTACTGTCGCTGTAATTATTGGTGCGTCGGAAAAAAATCCTCCGAGTTCCATTCCAGCCATATAGCTCACAAGCTGGGAGCCAAAACTATGTTGCTGAATCACAAACATTGCGGTAAAGTCGCCGATCACTGAATTCCATGTGGCGGAAGTCAAATAACTAATTGACGCACTAATCGCAGTTCCAGAGCCAATACATTTGTGCGTAGGCCAATGTGAGGTGATTAGTTTGGGTCGATAGGCAAAAGAGCTTTGCGTAAAAACATTGCCAACCCTATCCGTATAGCTTGCGATTCGGCTACCGTCTGTGCCAACAATGTCATCTGGGACAACCCAAACAACAGGCGACTGGCTGGCAATCAACTCATCAAGCGATATAGCACCACCAAGCAAGCTATTATAATATCTTCTCATGCTAATACGTCCAGTAGCCAATATCTTCATCGTCAATCAAACAACCAAGCACTTTCACTTTTCCCGCAGCAATGGCAATGGTTTTGTTACCCGACAAATCTTCATCGGTTGCGGGTAGCAATACATTTCGCGAAATGCTATCATTATTTTTTATGATAACCGTCATAGTTTTTCCGTTATAACGCTCATTGATAGCAAGTTGAATATTGCCAGTGCTTGTATTGTTAATAGTTATCTTTTGCGAAAGATAGGCTATGTTTGTTGTGCCATTGGATGCCACTCCAGACACAAATCCTGTTGGAATTACGGCTTGCCAATGCGTGTTTTCAATGCCTCCGAACAGGGCGTAATATTGCATATGGTCAGCAACATAACACAGCGTAGCAGCTTCTTTTCGGCAATCCTCAGGAATTGCATCGCGTTCTTCGATTGTAGCTACAAACCAAGCCCCGCCCCGCACGCGGTCGCTGTCCACGCCTACTTTTTTAGGGTTGCCCTTGATTTGCAATTCGCTCAATAAATATGTTCCGCCGTCAATTTCGTTTGCCATTATTCTTCGTCTTTGATTGGTTTGCAACGATTAAATATATCCCATTCGCCGTGTTGCCCGTATCGGTTTTTATTGCCAACAGTTGAGGCAACGCCGTTGTCCATTGTGATATGGCAATCCAGCTCGTGCGGCCATTCCTGAGAGCCTCGAAAATTACCTTGCTTAGTCGCTTGTGAAATAATCACAAAACTTGTTTCGGGGTATTTTCTTTTAATTTCGCGCCAATAATCTATTTTTAATCCTATATTGTCTTTGCTATCTATAAAGATACATTTGTAATTATTTGGATTAATGGCCGCTAAAGACACAGCAAAATCTAAGTTTGGAGATTTTATTTTTAAATCATTGATTTTTTGCGCTAACGTCCCTGTATCAAATTCCTCTGATGTAACATATACTGTTTTGCCATAATTTGCGGCGAGGAAATCAGCCAATGGCAACATATATGTTGTTTTGCCGCAACCCTGCTTGCCGTGCGCTAAAATCGAAAATGCACGCTTTGTGGGCTTACCAATCACAGAAGCATACTTCTCAGGCAATGTAATTGTTTCGTGGTTCACGCTCTTTGCCTCCGCCAATGACATCACTTCTTTTTCAGGCTTTTTTTCCTTAACACGCACGCCTTCCATTGTGCTATTTTTGAGCTTTTGCAAGGCTTTTTTTACATTGTCAGAAAGCTCAATTTCGATGAACGCGCTGCTTTCTTTTTGCAATTTTTGCGAAATTTTTCTAAGAACTTCGTGCGGACTTTTGGCGAGCATATTAGCTACTTCCTTATATTTTTTATAAGGCATAGTAGTTTTATTCAAGGCTAATATATCATCGATTTGCATATTTTTTCAGTTTATTACTGACGTATTGGCGGCCTGTTTTGGCAGCTTTTTTTACAACTTTCTTTCCTGCAATGTAGCCTTTTTTTGCTACCTTTTCGCCAATTTCATAGCTTTTTTTTGCTGCTTTTTTCGCCAATTTAACCAGCCTTTCATCGAACAAATCAGTGAACTTCGTGGCGCGGTGAGAGGCTTTTTTTGTCAATTTACGTTTGCGTTTTGGCTTTTTCTTCAAACCGAACAAAGCCTGTTGGGTAGATTCTGAAATGTGAATATTTCGCTCAATTTGTTCGCGCTCTTTTTCCAGCCGTTTTGCGTAATCAAGTCGTAATTTTCGCTCCGCATCCGTAACAATTTTTTTAGTATTAGATTTCGCAGCCAACTGCTCACGCAACTCTTGCAATTCTTTGTCAATTTGCGCAATTCGTTGCATTTCGTCCGAAAATTTACCATCTGATAAGCTAACAGATTTTCCGCAACCATTTTGCCCACATTCGGGAAATAGTTTACCACCGCGTGCCAGTCGCGCACGGACAAGTGCTAAAAACTCATCTTTATTCGTGTCGCGGTTCGAAGTATCGCCGTATAAATAATAAAAGCATTCATCTTCTTGGGCATTGGTCATTTGGGGCTTTTCTCGGCGAAGCAACCCAACCCATTGGGCTTTCGTTTCGAGATATGGGTACTGGTTCACAGACTCACCACTCAAAGCCATGATAAACAAGCCTTTTGGGTTTAAAAATGAATAGGCTTCAAGTTTGGCGTGTTTGCCTTTGAAAGCGCGTTCAATTTCTGCTTTACTTGCTTTCTCAATACCAAGTTTCCCCGAACCATCGCGCATAAGTATGTAAGCATCAATATCTTCTACGATACTTTCCTGATTCGCGCTTCGGTTTGCATCAACACGCGCAAACTGTATGGCTTGTGCCTCTGTGCCGTTGAAGTAGCGTGCAGGAATTACTTTTTCGCCGCGTCGCTTCATTCCCTCCAAGCGGCTATGTCCAGAAATTACATAGGTTTTAGCAGCTTTAGAATCTTTCCAAACTACAATTGGGTCAAACCGATTTGGGTCATAATTTTCAGCCACGCTTCGCGCCGAAAGTTCGGAAAACGCATCTTTTCGATTTTGAAATCGCTCTGTATCTGTACGAATTTCTTTAACTGGCAAAAATGCAGCCGCACAATTCAAATCATTGTACTCAATTTTGGCATCAGAACCAGCCTTTGCAACCGTGATTTTTTTCACCAAATTGACTGTGCTTTGAGGCTTTCCGTAGCTTCTAAATTTTGGTTCTTTTGGCTTTGGTGTTGGTGCGTTTTTTGGCGTTAGAGCTACTTTTTTTTTTGAAACAGTAGCCACTACTTTTTTAGTTTTTTCAGGCTTTGCGGATTTAGTTTTTTTCTTCACAAATTCCGAAACATAACTTTTAGCAGATAATTTTCCCGAAGACAATTTAGCAATTTGATTTTTGACAAAATTTTTAGCTAAATCGTACTTTTTAGGGCGCGAAACCCACGTTTGGTCACACACAAGCCAAGTAAACACATGGTTAAAGTCTTTCTTTAAGTCGCCTGTTATCTTCGACTTATGAAATTCTTTACTAATTTTTAATTTGAAAGTTTTCCCATCGTCGGTAAACGTTACATTTTCTGGATAAACCTTATTAACAATTTTGGCGATTTCGGCAAAAGCGGCATTGTCAGCACGTTTACTCGCACGCACTTTGGCCAATTTTGAAGCACCAGCTTTAATATTGGCTTTATTGTTTTCGGTTTTTTGCTCCAACTTGCGCAATAGTTCTCGCATTGGTTGAATCATATTGGCAGGCGTGGCAGGGCTTTTAATGCCAAGCTTTAAGGCTTCTATTTCAGATTGTAAGCTCATTTTGATTGAATTATTTCAGGTTGTGGTTGTCCTTTTTTTGCCAATACTTTAGAAACATCAATAAGTTTGTCGCCATCTTGTCTTCGAAGGTTCAGATACATACCATCATCAACAGATTGTACAATAAGAATATACTGATTATCATTACTATTCATACTGGTGCTGTTGCCCCACTCAATAGTTGCGCCTTTCTGATTATTTAATTCTCCATTTGGCATCCTTTGAACCAGAGAAAAGCCAAATAATTTACGATTTGTATCCCAAGCCCAATTGACAAAGAAATTATCCGAAACATACATTCCCCCAGATGAATTACTTGTAATTTCATCGTATTGGTTGCTATTTTTAGCAGCAGCAGAAGCAGTCAATGCAGCCGCAATACCCAATAATACAATTCCACCTATTAGTATTTTTTTCATAGTATTACCTTATTTTAGTACCCGTTCCATCAAAATCTCCAGTATCAGAATTAAAATAAAAATGCCGATTACCCACACTGATACGTGTGTACTGCGCTGAAAAAGAAACAGAAAAATTCCCTACAATTGGGTCATCTTTAATTTCAATTTCGGTAATTTTTCTAAATTTACTTTTTCCTCTTTTTGCCATTGAATGTCTTAGTTACAAATGCGTTAATCTCTTTTCGCTTCCAATAGGCGAGGCCGCCAATGGCCGCAATAGCAATCGTAATAGCTATTGCGGCTGCGGCTTTTTTCCGTCGGGGGAATAGACAAAATCATTGAGTCGGTTGAGCCAACCATCCAAAAACCCAGCTTTTGAAGCCGAAGCCTGCGCAATGGCGCGAAAATGTTCTTCACGCGCTTTGTGAAGTACGACAAACGTATTAGCAGAATCTTTGGCGTTGAGCGCGGCCAAAGTTTTTTGGCCAATAACGCCGTCAGCCGTCAGCCCTAATGCTTGTTGTGCTTTGCGGACGGCCGTAACAGGTCCAGAACCCCACGCCCAATCTGCCAATAGTTCGGCCACTGACTGATTCTTGATTTGGTCGCCTTTCACTTTGTCCCAATAATTTTTTTTGAAAATATTGGCAGCCGTTTCTTGCGATATAGCTTTGATTTCGGCAACTGTTGGGCAACGCCCAAAGTATTGCTTGTAGCCTATAGCAGAAACGCCCATGTTCGTACCAATTAGCTTGCCATCGCAATAATTAGCAGTGTCGTTTGGTAGGTTTTGAAAACCGCCTTCCCATTTCAGGGTTTTTTGAAAAGCAAGAACATGATTAGCCATCGATAATATCCCAGAAAATTACGTTAGCTAATTCAGTGGAGGTCTTGATACCATTGTCAGCCACAGCCAAAACAGTGCCTGTATTGTCATCTACTGATAACAATTTTCCGATTGCAGTATTGGAGGGCAGCAATTCCGAAGCATTGTGGGCTTCGTTCCAAACGTAAGCTGTTCGGTCAAGCACTACCATTTTTTCGGGCAAACCTGACATACCCACGTAAGCGGCTTGCGCACCACTTGGTCGGGGCGAAGAGCCGAATGCAGCTTGTAGTAAATCTTCACGGTCTATCGAATTGATTGCCCCCGAAAATACCCAACCCGTGCGGTTGTCGGATAAGCGAATTTTTGCCCAACGAGTAGAAGAATCCCCTGGCTTAATGTCGGTGGATATACCTAACAAATTGCCAATTTTTTGGCCTGTGGAAAAGCTGGCCAACGTAGTAGATTCAGCGTATGGCTTCATTTTGACAGATGTAGCGGTTTTGGCAACAGCGTACTTGTTTGCAAAAAAGAAGTTGTCCACTTCGTCCACGTATCGGGAATCAGCCATATTGCTGGTGCTTGCAGTAGTCGAAGCAGGCAAGGCCGCTTGTGTTTGCGGCGCAACTGCTCCAGCCAATATCCGTGTAAAATCAGCTTGTGCCACTGTATTGCCCATGCCCAATAATTTCAAGGCGTTATAAGTACCATCGCCGAAAACACCGTCAGCACCACCACTTGCACTAATGAGTGCGGCGGGCGAGCCACCAAGTGCCAATATTGCTTTTTGCATCTCTTTCACTTTCAGGTTTTTGTCGCCATACTTAACTGGCCAAGTGCCTGCGGGCAAGCTACTGCCACCCGATGAACTACCCGAAGTGCTCGGTTTAGTGGGATTGCTTGTAGTGGTAGGTGTGGCAGGAGCAGCAGTATTGCCATTGACACCAGACTTTACCGCTTTATACAGTAAAATCCCACCACCGCCAACGACAGCAAGGTAAGCCGCAATTCCAAGACCTCTTGAAATCCATACTTCTGGAGTTGCTCTATTATTATTCTTAGCCATAGCTATTTTATTTCTTTTGGTTCAAAATCATAATCCATTGGTCGTAATACTCATTTCCCCAAATACTGCTTAGTTCGTCACGTGCCACTTCATTCAGGTTTTGGCCTTTGGTAAGGCGTGAAAATGCGGCCATTACTTCCTTATAAGTTTTAGCATCAGGGATTTCACGAGCGACCTGCAAAACGCCTTCCTCGTCTGTACCATCTGGTACATAGTCTTGCCCAGACGGTTGAAATGCTATCATCAGGCGAGCAGCGTAATTGGCTGGCGTAGCGTATTCCGATGTTTGATTTTCAGTGTTTTCTTGCCGAATTTCCGCCACCGTGTTACGAGTAAGTCTGTACACGCCATAGCCTGCACCTGTAAAAACGAGGCCTAAAGCCGTCCACCCAGCAGCTACTTTTAAAGCAGCAAACGGGTCTTCGCGGCCTGTACGATTTTTTTTATCTTTGGCCATACTGCTATTTTATTTAGCGGCCATCTGTACAGCCGTCTTTGTTACTGCGCTTGTTTCGTACTTGGACAGCAGTTTTTTGATGCCGTCACTGCCCAAATCGTCGTGAAGTGCTTGCAATTGTTTTTGCAATTTCATCGCTTCAACTGTTGGGAGATTCGTCTGTATCGTGATTGGTGTTTTCATCTTTTTGACTGTTTATCATTGAGTTGTAAAATACATCTATGGTTTCAGCACCACGCGGCGTAGAAGCCCAAACATTGATTACTTGTAAGACTTTTTCGCGCGTCAATTCTTCGGGATACATGATACACAGACATTCGCCTAAGTCTATATATTTTTGTTGTTCGGGAGTTATAGCAGGAGCAGCAGGGAGCGCACCCATTGTTTGCGGTTTCATAAACCCATCAAGCATGTTGGATATTTTTGGCGTAAGATTTTCCACCAACTTTCCACCCGCATCAGAAAGCATTCCAGCCATTATTTTCCGAGACGAAACTGATTCTTTTTCAGCTTCATAGTCAGCGACTTGCTCTTCCAGTTCTTCAATTTCCTTATTTAGCTCTTTGATTTTGGCCAAATGCTCTAATTGTTGTGATTCAAAGCGTTTTACCGAATCTTCCAAAGCAGCTACACGCTGTTTCTCTTGAAAAGCGCGAATGCCTGCCTGTATTTGCTCTTGAATGTATTGCGGACTTACTTGTGCAACTGTCTGAATACCAGACATTGTACTTCCAGCAGTATTTATTTTTTCAAACAAGGCTGTTTTAGCAGCCGCACCAATACTTTCTTCACCAATAGCAGCTTCTATTTCTTCAAATTCTTTGTCAGTTATCCGAAATGAGTATGTACCTTTATTTTCCTTTTGCATATCTGTTTACAATTGTTTACATTTACAGTGTTTTTGTAAACATCTTGGTTTACAGCAAATTACAATGATTTTACCGATTCTATAATCAGTCGCACGGCCCGAACTGTTGCGACTGATTCCCCGTTGTTTACAATTGTTAGCGAACCTGTGTGTTCGCATTGCTGCACATTCGTAGAATCTACGGTTTTATAAACACCAGAACTTGACGTAACAATTACATTTTCAGGAACTTGTGTCAAGAAAAAATAATCATTGCTACCTTCCACGACAAAAGATTCTCCAGCCGCAACCTGCACGCAAACAAACTGATAATTGAATTTATCGGCTTTTTTGCGTTTGATGATTTCGGGTGCTGCACCATTAAAAATATAGGATAAATCGTCTATCATTGTTCTTCGGTCAAATGGTGATACAGTACAATGTCAAGCTGATAAGCGCACGCGCCAAAATTGCCGTTGTCTGTGTAGTCAATCGAATAGCTTTTCCCTGGAAAAAAGACCGATTCGGGCAATGCCACGACAAATTCGTCCATCAAATCGTCGGGCGTGCCGTTTAGTTGATGTTCAGAAAAATTGGTGTTCGGGTTGAGTTTGCTTTCCGCAAAAGCATCTGGATACAAGTCCGTCATTCTGACATCTTGCTGATACACAACGCCAAAGCCTATTTCTATCACTGAAAGTTTTCCGACTATCATAGTTGAGACACGTTTACGGCAATGTTGCCAAGATTAGGATTCAACGACTTGTAGAGGTTATAATCTTGTGCATAACCCGTCAAAGCATCGGTAACAGTTTCAGTACCAACTAACAAAAATCCACCAGTTAGGCCGTTGTACACAAATTGAGGCGTTCCGAACGAAGCAGGTTGTGCATAATAACAATGCTGACCAGCACCCGCAGAAAACAAGACTTTATTTTTAAACGACTCAACACGCTGATTTGCAAGTGTTAAAATAAAACTTTCGCCTGACTCACCATCTGGCGCAACACCATAGTAGATGCGATTCACTTGCATTATTTCACCCAAACCACGCGCAACAACAGCCATTTGTTCAACTTTATCTACATTACGCGGAACTTGATAAACGGTGTTACTGTGCTGACCAGATTTGTTCACAACTATACTAACTACTCGAACTTTTGTCATGACCTGTTGCGGAGAACTTTAAAAACAAAATACAATTCTGTGGCTTCGTAAGTCACTAAAGCATTAGCTTTATCGGTGTACTCAATATCAATTGATGACATTGAAGTAATTGTATATATTTCTGGTGAACCTGCTTTTGAACCAAAAATTGTTTTATGACGTGCATCTGGCGCAACCGTAGGGGAAGCCACTAATAATGATGCAGGATATTCGCGAGGTAAAAATTCTTTCCCTCCAATTTTTAGACTAACACTGCCGCGTGCGTATGGTTGTGTTGCATTTTTCGCAGCTAAAGCCACGCTGTACACACCACTAACATCAGAAGGTAGCGTATTAGAAATACGCACTGTGTCGTTTTCTAACGTGGTCAATGGAATAACGTATTCTTCAAGATTTAGCATAGTATATAGTAATTCAAGTGCTTACTCGTTTGAAAAAAAAGGCTGTTTTTTTGTGATAAAACAGCCTTTTCTTGTTTTATCTATTCTATGCTTTTTTATCCTAAGAAAAGGATACCCAAATCAACACGGCCAACCAAATGGGCAGGAATTGACGATGAAACGATGCGCAACGTAACGCCAAGGTCAGTGCCTGCTTTGGCAAGCATTGGGCTTGTGAAATAGTGCGTACCAGCAGGATTTGGCGAATTTGGAACTGTGTGGAACAAACGAGCTGACAAATCCTTGACAGCTTTAGAATCACCTGCTGTCAAATCAACTAAACCATTCAACACAGAAGCATCGGCCACATTATAATCACCAATGGCCACATTATCAGCAGCTTGTTCGGCTGTGAGCAAGCTCATTGAATAAATAATACATGGCTCTGTTGAAGAAATTTTATTTCCTTGAACGTTGGTAATACCTGGGCGAATAATGTCGCCGCTCTCAAAGAAGTTGATTGTAGCATTTTGAATAGCTGCACCAGATGGGTTGATTTGTTTGGCCGAAAACAATTTGTTATCACGCACTTTTTTCAAACCAGCAGCCACTTCTTTTAAGAGAGTGTACAAAGTAGTATCAACAATTTGCGAAGGGTCGCAATGAACCGTGAAGTTTGCCGTGCCCTCAATTGGTCTGATGTCAAATTCTCCAGAAATGGCCGAACCCCCAATTGTTTCAAGGGCTAATTGCTTTAATTGACTTGGATTATACATTTTTTGATGATGATTTAAAATACAAATTAGTAATGATTTAATTACACAATATTAGGTTTTGAGATTACCCAATATTTTTGAATTTTCTCTTGGGACTACCCATTGTTACTGGCATACCACCCATTGTTGTTGGAAGTTTACCCATTGTTACAGGCATGCCATTCATTGGCTTACTGTCGTAATTGTTGGCGGCCAACCATTGTTGCGCCTGTTCGGGCGTGGTTGGAATGGTCGTCGGAACTACGGTCGGGGTGCTTGGCAGATACGTGTTGTACGGTAATCGGCCCAAGCCATTCACGGAAGCCGCCGCAGCCGCACGAGCCGCCGCACCTGAACCAATCCCCAATTTTTCTGCTGCACTTGGGGCATATTTGTCAATGAATACACTTTGACCTGCTCCGCTGGTAAGCTGTTTCAAATTGGCTTTGGCTTCTTCTTTGAACGAACCATCGGTAACGGGCTTGTCGTTAGCTCCTGCGGCCATCACGCCGCTACCAATAGCACCTACGCCAGCAGTGGCAAGCATTGGCTCATTGAAATACCACGCAGCAACCGACGCAACTAAACCCAGCCCCAAAGCATAGCGGCCAACGGCTGCGCCAACAAGCACGCCCGCAGCTCCTGCGCCAACATGATAAGCGGTATCTGTAGCTTTCATGCGCTTAGTGGCTGTACCGCCACTTTTTCCTTTTTTGTTATCTTTTGGCATTGTTATAATTGATTAAATTCTTAATTTTTTACTTTTTTGAGAGGTTGGTTTTTTGTTTTTTGCAGACTTTTTTTTGCTGCCAGCCGCACGGCTTAAAGCAGAAGTCCAGTCTTCACCATCTTTGCGAATGGATTTCGCTTTTTTGGCAATTTTACCAATATCGGCTTGCCCCAAACCATTCATTGTGCCGCTTGACTTTCGTTGTGACTTACCTTTGTCTTTGCTGCTGCTGATAATAGCCACTGTAATTGCGGCTAACGCAGCCCCACCG comes from the Flexibacter flexilis DSM 6793 genome and includes:
- a CDS encoding LPD1 domain-containing protein; translation: MKTLKFRPTSARLKTREGKIAHPDFFAKNRYKEAKELLKKKNTMDGFSAARISADIVAGSRADTHWRATDYAHYWHKLREPRLNEKELGKLEIVSPDSLQKSFGIKQFGWGNWVTLEDRQNYLAALHIALEDLNKVLKFNNNIGIGNNLTVTFGARGIPKANAHYEPTNELINLARYHRDADGSKFDKMIQSGGIGSLAHEYGHFLDFFAGKFLEKNIKEYSITGGISTRKDRLEVSGKMRTLADDILEKIIWSKPNEVHSKYYERLLVFLKKNNSTSDYYLRRAEIWARAFEVFVFWELKKQEIENFLLVKSKIAYPSSVYLNEAEMKKIAPLFKKFLAEFKKKTINK
- a CDS encoding P-loop NTPase family protein, with translation MQIDDILALNKTTMPYKKYKEVANMLAKSPHEVLRKISQKLQKESSAFIEIELSDNVKKALQKLKNSTMEGVRVKEKKPEKEVMSLAEAKSVNHETITLPEKYASVIGKPTKRAFSILAHGKQGCGKTTYMLPLADFLAANYGKTVYVTSEEFDTGTLAQKINDLKIKSPNLDFAVSLAAINPNNYKCIFIDSKDNIGLKIDYWREIKRKYPETSFVIISQATKQGNFRGSQEWPHELDCHITMDNGVASTVGNKNRYGQHGEWDIFNRCKPIKDEE
- a CDS encoding ParB N-terminal domain-containing protein produces the protein MSLQSEIEALKLGIKSPATPANMIQPMRELLRKLEQKTENNKANIKAGASKLAKVRASKRADNAAFAEIAKIVNKVYPENVTFTDDGKTFKLKISKEFHKSKITGDLKKDFNHVFTWLVCDQTWVSRPKKYDLAKNFVKNQIAKLSSGKLSAKSYVSEFVKKKTKSAKPEKTKKVVATVSKKKVALTPKNAPTPKPKEPKFRSYGKPQSTVNLVKKITVAKAGSDAKIEYNDLNCAAAFLPVKEIRTDTERFQNRKDAFSELSARSVAENYDPNRFDPIVVWKDSKAAKTYVISGHSRLEGMKRRGEKVIPARYFNGTEAQAIQFARVDANRSANQESIVEDIDAYILMRDGSGKLGIEKASKAEIERAFKGKHAKLEAYSFLNPKGLFIMALSGESVNQYPYLETKAQWVGLLRREKPQMTNAQEDECFYYLYGDTSNRDTNKDEFLALVRARLARGGKLFPECGQNGCGKSVSLSDGKFSDEMQRIAQIDKELQELREQLAAKSNTKKIVTDAERKLRLDYAKRLEKEREQIERNIHISESTQQALFGLKKKPKRKRKLTKKASHRATKFTDLFDERLVKLAKKAAKKSYEIGEKVAKKGYIAGKKVVKKAAKTGRQYVSNKLKKYANR
- a CDS encoding glycoside hydrolase family 108 protein, translating into MANHVLAFQKTLKWEGGFQNLPNDTANYCDGKLIGTNMGVSAIGYKQYFGRCPTVAEIKAISQETAANIFKKNYWDKVKGDQIKNQSVAELLADWAWGSGPVTAVRKAQQALGLTADGVIGQKTLAALNAKDSANTFVVLHKAREEHFRAIAQASASKAGFLDGWLNRLNDFVYSPDGKKPQPQ
- a CDS encoding peptidoglycan-binding domain-containing protein encodes the protein MAKNNNRATPEVWISRGLGIAAYLAVVGGGGILLYKAVKSGVNGNTAAPATPTTTSNPTKPSTSGSSSGGSSLPAGTWPVKYGDKNLKVKEMQKAILALGGSPAALISASGGADGVFGDGTYNALKLLGMGNTVAQADFTRILAGAVAPQTQAALPASTTASTSNMADSRYVDEVDNFFFANKYAVAKTATSVKMKPYAESTTLASFSTGQKIGNLLGISTDIKPGDSSTRWAKIRLSDNRTGWVFSGAINSIDREDLLQAAFGSSPRPSGAQAAYVGMSGLPEKMVVLDRTAYVWNEAHNASELLPSNTAIGKLLSVDDNTGTVLAVADNGIKTSTELANVIFWDIIDG